One Desulfomicrobium apsheronum genomic region harbors:
- a CDS encoding aconitate hydratase — translation MNQNLTQKIIAAHLVEGDMQPGNEVAIKIDQTLTQDATGTMAYLQWEAIGLPRVKTELSVSYVDHNTLQMGFRNPDDHRYLRSVAARYGIVFSPPGTGICHQLHLENFAIPGKTLIGSDSHTPTAGGIGSLSMGAGGLSVALAMAGEPYTITMPKVFKIRLEGQLTGFASAKDVILHLLGILTVKGGVGAVMEYHGPGVATLSVPERATITNMGAELGATASIFPSDEQTRAFLALMGRENDFTPLAADEGATYDREIVIDLSTLAPLAAQPHMPDRVVPVAELDGLNVDQVAIGSCTNSSYSDLQSVAQILKDEHIAPSTDLLLSPGSKQVLKMLMSEGLLDLILDAGGRLMECSCGPCIGMGGSPSSGGVSARTFNRNFEGRSGTQDGQVYLVSPITAAFCALNGKFTDPATWTKAVSKPSLPATAPSIRHLFAFPPEDGSEVEILRGPNIVPLSPFDRLPDVLELPVLIKVADNITTDHIMPAGAAITALRSNIPAISRHVFERVDKDFVTRAEAAGQGLILGGENYGQGSSREHAALAPRHLGVRVVLTKSFARIHKANLINFGILPLMLANEADYDSLAQGDVLRIELGALAPGATLLASTSEGRQLTLTHDLTGNEIAIIKAGGLLNYVNDRQK, via the coding sequence CCATGGCCTACCTGCAGTGGGAAGCCATCGGCCTGCCCCGGGTCAAGACGGAACTGTCCGTCAGCTATGTCGATCACAACACCCTGCAGATGGGCTTTCGCAACCCCGATGACCACCGTTACCTGCGCAGCGTGGCCGCCAGGTACGGCATCGTCTTCTCTCCTCCCGGCACCGGCATCTGCCACCAGCTGCATCTGGAAAATTTCGCGATTCCGGGCAAGACGCTCATCGGGTCCGACTCGCACACGCCCACTGCCGGCGGCATCGGCAGCCTGTCCATGGGCGCCGGGGGCCTCTCCGTGGCCCTGGCCATGGCCGGAGAACCCTACACCATCACCATGCCCAAGGTCTTCAAGATTCGCCTCGAAGGGCAACTGACCGGATTCGCCTCGGCCAAGGACGTCATCCTGCACCTGCTCGGCATCCTGACCGTCAAGGGCGGCGTGGGCGCGGTCATGGAATACCACGGTCCGGGCGTGGCCACCTTGAGCGTACCCGAACGCGCGACCATCACCAACATGGGCGCGGAGCTTGGCGCCACGGCTTCCATCTTTCCGAGCGACGAGCAGACCCGCGCGTTTCTTGCGCTCATGGGCAGGGAAAATGACTTCACGCCGCTGGCCGCCGACGAAGGAGCGACCTATGACCGGGAAATCGTCATCGACCTGAGCACCCTTGCGCCCCTGGCCGCCCAGCCGCACATGCCGGACAGGGTAGTTCCCGTGGCCGAACTCGACGGCCTGAATGTCGATCAGGTGGCCATCGGCTCCTGCACCAACTCCTCCTACTCGGACCTGCAGAGCGTGGCCCAGATCCTCAAGGACGAACACATCGCCCCAAGCACCGACCTGCTCCTGTCACCGGGCTCCAAACAGGTGCTCAAGATGCTCATGAGCGAAGGCCTGCTCGATCTCATCCTCGACGCCGGGGGACGGCTCATGGAGTGCTCCTGCGGCCCGTGCATCGGCATGGGCGGCTCTCCGTCCAGCGGCGGCGTCAGCGCCCGGACCTTCAACCGCAATTTCGAGGGTCGCAGCGGAACCCAGGACGGGCAGGTTTATCTTGTGAGTCCGATCACCGCCGCTTTTTGCGCCCTGAACGGCAAGTTCACCGATCCGGCAACCTGGACCAAGGCCGTTTCCAAGCCGTCCCTGCCAGCCACAGCGCCATCCATCCGCCATCTCTTCGCCTTCCCGCCCGAGGATGGAAGCGAGGTTGAAATCCTGCGCGGGCCCAACATCGTGCCCCTGTCGCCCTTCGACAGGTTGCCGGATGTTCTGGAGCTGCCCGTGCTGATCAAGGTCGCGGACAACATCACCACCGACCACATCATGCCTGCCGGTGCAGCCATCACCGCCCTGCGCTCCAACATCCCGGCCATCAGCAGGCACGTCTTCGAGCGCGTGGACAAGGATTTCGTGACCCGCGCCGAAGCCGCCGGCCAAGGGCTCATCCTCGGCGGCGAGAACTACGGCCAAGGCTCCAGCCGCGAACATGCGGCGCTCGCCCCCCGTCATCTCGGGGTCCGGGTGGTTCTGACCAAGTCCTTTGCCCGCATTCACAAGGCGAACCTGATCAATTTCGGCATCCTTCCCCTGATGCTCGCCAACGAAGCCGACTACGACTCACTGGCCCAGGGCGATGTCCTGCGCATCGAGCTTGGCGCTCTCGCACCCGGGGCGACTCTTTTGGCCTCGACATCGGAAGGCAGACAGCTCACCTTGACCCATGATTTGACGGGTAATGAAATAGCCATTATCAAAGCGGGCGGTTTGCTCAATTACGTCAACGACAGGCAAAAATAA